From the Pungitius pungitius chromosome 6, fPunPun2.1, whole genome shotgun sequence genome, one window contains:
- the ankrd27 gene encoding ankyrin repeat domain-containing protein 27 isoform X3, with protein MALYDENILKNPFYSALEKQRPDLCSRVAELHGIVLVPRCGSLTASSFSDSRFDSYVLQPAGDGYRTADGKEVRIQDRLVLLGSGFPAPSSVPILFEETFYNDREQSYSILCISRPVEAEPSEDQLRPPPPYCLRSLEDVREFLGRHGQKLDRFIQSFCQAFREQERKGLRHHIDSVHGLYTKCLQCLLRDSRLKLLAKQEVQMSLLKQAVEMYVHHGIHDLIFNFVGTLEANQDAAFNKTNRSLQELQQNELGVKPEFSLNLSRAKRELSRLNQQTSPLLKLLCLRRVALTATQTPRGTVSIEAVCADDLLSVILYLLVKTEIPNWMANLSYIRNFCFSLSSKDELSYCLSTFEAALEYISLGKLQDTRSGSGELNDKALFKERMSLLSQSAATPIHRLFEQIANGNEAEVQSLLSEGKRVEDVPMCHPLCSCDLCDLQLSGRLNDPSIVTPFSRDDRGYTPLHAAAICGQAQLIDLLVSKGAQVNATDYHALTPLHLACQRGYQGVTLLLLHYKADTDAQDNSGNTPLHLACMHGHEDCVKALVYYNVQTCCLDLQNDKGDAALHMASRWGYEGIIQVLLENGASTHVLNKSKDSPLRCALNSKILGLLQSAQNGHQRRGVDSPSRSPLASDCSSRRSSVSSSSSRDAEVKPEAGRVRHREVEKLLRAVADGDVEMVRYLLEWMEEEEEDEEEEEQRGGEGALRAEAPLCHPLCQCPTCAPTQKLSVLQAGALGVNSCNGGGFTPLHVAALHGHCALAALLIRHGANVNARTNQSATPLHLASQNSHVQVVRFLLECNAKLNKKDHYGNTALIHACLCGSPEAAGTLLQSDALVNAANHQGNTALHEAVRGGHQQLVELLLRGGASAGLRNKRQRTPLDCAYELGGKNTEILRALQKASGLSPDAEPIKLLSVPKGALAHSFVQRLKLQDHNHGRRQKLAPPLRVQQTKKGSPGPPSRCSTNTSQGDPDRRRLRRGETVEVSSPSASVEAGPRLRERPLGRCHTLDPGGWTPEAAPTGHAQAYSDSQTTSAPSPESPGNRTHGGVEAQREESGEDVGSHPADLDPAEGSHRRDGDRRDGDQVAERRGGSPVVEAS; from the exons ATGGCTCTGTACGACGAGAACATCCTCAAGAACCCGTTCTACTCGGCGCTGGAGAAGCAGAGACCGGACCTCTGCAGCCGCGTGGCAGAGCTCCACGGCATC GTCCTGGTCCCTCGTTGTGGGAGTTTGACCGCCAGCAGCTTCTCAGACTCCCGGTTCGACAGCTACGTCCTGCAGCCGGCGGGGGACGGGTACCGGACTGCGGACGGAAAG GAGGTCAGGATCCAGGACCGGCTGGTCCTGCTGGGCTCCGGCTTCCCGGCTCCCTCTTCGGTCCCCATCCTGTTCGAGGAGACCTTCTACAACGACCGGGAGCAGAGCTACAGCATCCTGTGCATCTCCAGGCCTGTGGAGGCGGAGCCGAGCGAGGACCAGCTCAGGCCGCCGCCCCCTTACTGCCTGCGGAGCCTGGAGGACGTCCGGGAGTTCCTGGGACGCCACGGACAGAAGCTGGACAGATTCATCCAGAGCTTCTGTCAGGCCTTcagggagcaggagaggaagggaCTCCGACACCACATC gacTCTGTCCACGGTCTGTACACTAAATGTCTCCAGTGTCTTCTGAGGGACTCTCGTCTG AAACTTCTGGCGAAGCAGGAAGTCCAGATGAGTCTTCTCAAGCAGGCGGTGGAG ATGTATGTTCATCATGGTATCCATGATTTAATTTTTAACTTTGTGGGAACGCTGGAAGCCAATCAG GACGCCGCCTTCAACAAAACCAACAGGagtctgcaggagctgcagcagaacgAGCTGGGAGTGAAGCCCGAGTTCAG TTTAAACTTGTCTCGGGCAAAGAGAGAGCTGAGTCGGCTCAACCAGCagacctcccccctcctcaagCTGCTCTGCCTGCGCAGAGTCGCCCTGACGGCCACCCAGACCCCCCGGGGCACAG tcaGCATAGAGGCTGTGTGTGCAGACGACCTGCTCTCCGTCATCCTGTATCTGCTGGTGAAGACGGAAATCCCCAACTG GATGGCCAACCTGAGCTACATCAGGAACTTCTGCTTCAGCCTCTCCAGCAAAGACGAGCTCAGCTACTGCCTGAGCACCTTCGAGGCCGCGCTGGAGTACATCAGCCTGGGGAAGCTGCAGGACACGCGCTCC ggcTCCGGGGAGCTGAACGACAAGGCGCTGTTCAAAGAGAGGATGAGTCTGCTGTCTCAGAGCGCCGCCACGCCCATCCACCGCCTGTTTGAG caAATTGCCAATGGAAACGAGGCGGAAGTGCAAAGTCTGCTGAGTGAAGGAAAGCGCGTCGAGGACGTCCCCATGTGTCATCCCCTCTGCTCatgtgacctctgtgacctccaGCTGTCAGG GCGGTTGAACGACCCGTCCATCGTGACGCCGTTCTCCCGAGACGACCGCGGTTACACCCCGCTGCACGCCGCCGCCATCTGTG gtcagGCCCAGCTGATCGACTTGCTGGTGAGTAAAGGAGCGCAGGTCAACGCCACGGACTACCACGCCCTCACGCCGCTGCACCTGGCCTGCCAGAGGGGATACCAGGGAGTCACG ctgctgctgctgcactacAAGGCCGACACGGACGCTCAGGACAACAGCGGGAACACGCCGCTGCACCTGGCCTGCATGCACGGCCACGAGGAC tgcGTGAAGGCGCTGGTTTACTACAACGTCCAAACGTGCTGCCTGGACCTGCAGAACGACAAAGGCGACGCGGCGCTGCACATGGCGTCCCGCTGGGGCTACGAGGGGATCATCCAGGTTCTGCTGGAGAACGGGGCGAGCACCCACGTCCTCAACAAGAGCAAGGACTCCCCGCTGCGCTGCGCGCTCAACTCCAAG ATCCTCGGCCTGCTGCAGTCGGCTCAGAACGGCCACCAGCGCCGAGGAGTCGAT tccCCCAGCCGATCCCCTCTGGCCTCCGACTGCAGCAGCCGCCGCTCCTccgtctccagcagctcctcccgggATGCCGAGGTCAAACCGGAGGCCGGACGGGTCCGACACAGAGAG GTGGAGAAGCTGCTGCGGGCCGTTGCCGACGGCGACGTGGAGATG gtgcgGTACCTCTTGGagtggatggaggaagaggaggaagatgaggaggaggaggagcagcggggaggggagggagcgcTTCGGGCCGAGGCCCCGCTGTGCCACCCGCTGTGTCAGTGCCCGACCTGCGCCCCCACCCAGAAG CTGTCCGTCCTGCAGGCCGGGGCCCTCGGGGTCAACAGCTGCAACGGCGGCGGCTTCACGCCGCTGCACGTGGCCGCGCTGCACGGCCACTGCGCGCTCGCCGCCCTGCTGATCCGCCACGGAGCCAACGTCAACGCCCGCACCAACCAGAGCGCCACGCCGCTGCACCTGGCCAGCCAGAACAGCCACGTCCAG GTGGTGAGATTTCTGCTGGAGTGCAACGCCAAACTGAACAAGAAGGATCACTATGGCAACACGGCGCTGATACACGCCTGCCTGTGCGGGAGCCCCGAGGCGGCCGGCACGCTGCTGCAGAGCGACGCGCTGGTGAACGCGGCGAATCACCAGGGCAACACGGCTCTGCACGAGGCGGTGCGCGGCGGCcaccagcagctggtggagctgctgctgaggggCGGAGCCTCGGCCGGCCTCAGGAACAAGAGGCAGAGGACGCCGCTGGACTGCGCCTACGAGCTGGGCGGCAAG AACACGGAGATCCTGAGAGCTCTGCAGAAAGCGTCGGGACTTTCCCCCGATGCCGAACCGATCAAACTCCTGTCGGTGCCCAAAGGAGCTCTGG CTCATTCGTTCGTGCAGCGTCTGAAGCTGCAAGATCACAACCACGGCCGCAGGCAGAAGCTGGCCCCGCCCCTCAG GGTCCAGCAGACGAAGAAGGGCTCCCCCGGTCCTCCCTCCAGGTGTTCAACCAACACCAGCCAG GGGGACCCCGACAGGCGGCGGTTGAGGCGGGGGGAGACGGTGGAGGTCAGCAGCCCCTCGGCGAGCGTGGAGGCGGGGCCCCGGCTGAGAGAGCGGCCTCTGGGACGCTGCCACACCCTGGACCCGGGAGGATGGACCCCGGAGGCCGCACCCACTGGACACGCTCAGGCGTACAGCGACTCACAGACCACCTCGGCCCCTTCGCCGGAGTCACCGGGCAACCGCACCCACGGCGGGGTCGAGGCCCAGCGGGAGGAGAGCGGCGAGGACGTGGGCTCGCATCCCGCTGACCTCGACCCCGCCGAGGGAAGCCATCGGAGAGACGGCGATCGGAGAGACGGCGACCAAGTGGCGGAGAGACGAGGGGGGAGTCCGGTCGTAGAAGCGTCATGA
- the ankrd27 gene encoding ankyrin repeat domain-containing protein 27 isoform X2: MTRGAINSSSPGPDLRLLMALYDENILKNPFYSALEKQRPDLCSRVAELHGIVLVPRCGSLTASSFSDSRFDSYVLQPAGDGYRTADGKEVRIQDRLVLLGSGFPAPSSVPILFEETFYNDREQSYSILCISRPVEAEPSEDQLRPPPPYCLRSLEDVREFLGRHGQKLDRFIQSFCQAFREQERKGLRHHIDSVHGLYTKCLQCLLRDSRLKLLAKQEVQMSLLKQAVEMYVHHGIHDLIFNFVGTLEANQDAAFNKTNRSLQELQQNELGVKPEFSLNLSRAKRELSRLNQQTSPLLKLLCLRRVALTATQTPRGTVSIEAVCADDLLSVILYLLVKTEIPNWMANLSYIRNFCFSLSSKDELSYCLSTFEAALEYISLGKLQDTRSGSGELNDKALFKERMSLLSQSAATPIHRLFEQIANGNEAEVQSLLSEGKRVEDVPMCHPLCSCDLCDLQLSGRLNDPSIVTPFSRDDRGYTPLHAAAICGQAQLIDLLVSKGAQVNATDYHALTPLHLACQRGYQGVTLLLLHYKADTDAQDNSGNTPLHLACMHGHEDCVKALVYYNVQTCCLDLQNDKGDAALHMASRWGYEGIIQVLLENGASTHVLNKSKDSPLRCALNSKILGLLQSAQNGHQRRGVDSPSRSPLASDCSSRRSSVSSSSSRDAEVKPEAGRVRHREVEKLLRAVADGDVEMVRYLLEWMEEEEEDEEEEEQRGGEGALRAEAPLCHPLCQCPTCAPTQKLSVLQAGALGVNSCNGGGFTPLHVAALHGHCALAALLIRHGANVNARTNQSATPLHLASQNSHVQVVRFLLECNAKLNKKDHYGNTALIHACLCGSPEAAGTLLQSDALVNAANHQGNTALHEAVRGGHQQLVELLLRGGASAGLRNKRQRTPLDCAYELGGKNTEILRALQKASGLSPDAEPIKLLSVPKGALAHSFVQRLKLQDHNHGRRQKLAPPLRVQQTKKGSPGPPSRCSTNTSQGDPDRRRLRRGETVEVSSPSASVEAGPRLRERPLGRCHTLDPGGWTPEAAPTGHAQAYSDSQTTSAPSPESPGNRTHGGVEAQREESGEDVGSHPADLDPAEGSHRRDGDRRDGDQVAERRGGSPVVEAS, encoded by the exons ATGACCCGAGGAGCTATTAACAG TTCCTCTCCAGGACCGGACCTGAGGCTCCTTATGGCTCTGTACGACGAGAACATCCTCAAGAACCCGTTCTACTCGGCGCTGGAGAAGCAGAGACCGGACCTCTGCAGCCGCGTGGCAGAGCTCCACGGCATC GTCCTGGTCCCTCGTTGTGGGAGTTTGACCGCCAGCAGCTTCTCAGACTCCCGGTTCGACAGCTACGTCCTGCAGCCGGCGGGGGACGGGTACCGGACTGCGGACGGAAAG GAGGTCAGGATCCAGGACCGGCTGGTCCTGCTGGGCTCCGGCTTCCCGGCTCCCTCTTCGGTCCCCATCCTGTTCGAGGAGACCTTCTACAACGACCGGGAGCAGAGCTACAGCATCCTGTGCATCTCCAGGCCTGTGGAGGCGGAGCCGAGCGAGGACCAGCTCAGGCCGCCGCCCCCTTACTGCCTGCGGAGCCTGGAGGACGTCCGGGAGTTCCTGGGACGCCACGGACAGAAGCTGGACAGATTCATCCAGAGCTTCTGTCAGGCCTTcagggagcaggagaggaagggaCTCCGACACCACATC gacTCTGTCCACGGTCTGTACACTAAATGTCTCCAGTGTCTTCTGAGGGACTCTCGTCTG AAACTTCTGGCGAAGCAGGAAGTCCAGATGAGTCTTCTCAAGCAGGCGGTGGAG ATGTATGTTCATCATGGTATCCATGATTTAATTTTTAACTTTGTGGGAACGCTGGAAGCCAATCAG GACGCCGCCTTCAACAAAACCAACAGGagtctgcaggagctgcagcagaacgAGCTGGGAGTGAAGCCCGAGTTCAG TTTAAACTTGTCTCGGGCAAAGAGAGAGCTGAGTCGGCTCAACCAGCagacctcccccctcctcaagCTGCTCTGCCTGCGCAGAGTCGCCCTGACGGCCACCCAGACCCCCCGGGGCACAG tcaGCATAGAGGCTGTGTGTGCAGACGACCTGCTCTCCGTCATCCTGTATCTGCTGGTGAAGACGGAAATCCCCAACTG GATGGCCAACCTGAGCTACATCAGGAACTTCTGCTTCAGCCTCTCCAGCAAAGACGAGCTCAGCTACTGCCTGAGCACCTTCGAGGCCGCGCTGGAGTACATCAGCCTGGGGAAGCTGCAGGACACGCGCTCC ggcTCCGGGGAGCTGAACGACAAGGCGCTGTTCAAAGAGAGGATGAGTCTGCTGTCTCAGAGCGCCGCCACGCCCATCCACCGCCTGTTTGAG caAATTGCCAATGGAAACGAGGCGGAAGTGCAAAGTCTGCTGAGTGAAGGAAAGCGCGTCGAGGACGTCCCCATGTGTCATCCCCTCTGCTCatgtgacctctgtgacctccaGCTGTCAGG GCGGTTGAACGACCCGTCCATCGTGACGCCGTTCTCCCGAGACGACCGCGGTTACACCCCGCTGCACGCCGCCGCCATCTGTG gtcagGCCCAGCTGATCGACTTGCTGGTGAGTAAAGGAGCGCAGGTCAACGCCACGGACTACCACGCCCTCACGCCGCTGCACCTGGCCTGCCAGAGGGGATACCAGGGAGTCACG ctgctgctgctgcactacAAGGCCGACACGGACGCTCAGGACAACAGCGGGAACACGCCGCTGCACCTGGCCTGCATGCACGGCCACGAGGAC tgcGTGAAGGCGCTGGTTTACTACAACGTCCAAACGTGCTGCCTGGACCTGCAGAACGACAAAGGCGACGCGGCGCTGCACATGGCGTCCCGCTGGGGCTACGAGGGGATCATCCAGGTTCTGCTGGAGAACGGGGCGAGCACCCACGTCCTCAACAAGAGCAAGGACTCCCCGCTGCGCTGCGCGCTCAACTCCAAG ATCCTCGGCCTGCTGCAGTCGGCTCAGAACGGCCACCAGCGCCGAGGAGTCGAT tccCCCAGCCGATCCCCTCTGGCCTCCGACTGCAGCAGCCGCCGCTCCTccgtctccagcagctcctcccgggATGCCGAGGTCAAACCGGAGGCCGGACGGGTCCGACACAGAGAG GTGGAGAAGCTGCTGCGGGCCGTTGCCGACGGCGACGTGGAGATG gtgcgGTACCTCTTGGagtggatggaggaagaggaggaagatgaggaggaggaggagcagcggggaggggagggagcgcTTCGGGCCGAGGCCCCGCTGTGCCACCCGCTGTGTCAGTGCCCGACCTGCGCCCCCACCCAGAAG CTGTCCGTCCTGCAGGCCGGGGCCCTCGGGGTCAACAGCTGCAACGGCGGCGGCTTCACGCCGCTGCACGTGGCCGCGCTGCACGGCCACTGCGCGCTCGCCGCCCTGCTGATCCGCCACGGAGCCAACGTCAACGCCCGCACCAACCAGAGCGCCACGCCGCTGCACCTGGCCAGCCAGAACAGCCACGTCCAG GTGGTGAGATTTCTGCTGGAGTGCAACGCCAAACTGAACAAGAAGGATCACTATGGCAACACGGCGCTGATACACGCCTGCCTGTGCGGGAGCCCCGAGGCGGCCGGCACGCTGCTGCAGAGCGACGCGCTGGTGAACGCGGCGAATCACCAGGGCAACACGGCTCTGCACGAGGCGGTGCGCGGCGGCcaccagcagctggtggagctgctgctgaggggCGGAGCCTCGGCCGGCCTCAGGAACAAGAGGCAGAGGACGCCGCTGGACTGCGCCTACGAGCTGGGCGGCAAG AACACGGAGATCCTGAGAGCTCTGCAGAAAGCGTCGGGACTTTCCCCCGATGCCGAACCGATCAAACTCCTGTCGGTGCCCAAAGGAGCTCTGG CTCATTCGTTCGTGCAGCGTCTGAAGCTGCAAGATCACAACCACGGCCGCAGGCAGAAGCTGGCCCCGCCCCTCAG GGTCCAGCAGACGAAGAAGGGCTCCCCCGGTCCTCCCTCCAGGTGTTCAACCAACACCAGCCAG GGGGACCCCGACAGGCGGCGGTTGAGGCGGGGGGAGACGGTGGAGGTCAGCAGCCCCTCGGCGAGCGTGGAGGCGGGGCCCCGGCTGAGAGAGCGGCCTCTGGGACGCTGCCACACCCTGGACCCGGGAGGATGGACCCCGGAGGCCGCACCCACTGGACACGCTCAGGCGTACAGCGACTCACAGACCACCTCGGCCCCTTCGCCGGAGTCACCGGGCAACCGCACCCACGGCGGGGTCGAGGCCCAGCGGGAGGAGAGCGGCGAGGACGTGGGCTCGCATCCCGCTGACCTCGACCCCGCCGAGGGAAGCCATCGGAGAGACGGCGATCGGAGAGACGGCGACCAAGTGGCGGAGAGACGAGGGGGGAGTCCGGTCGTAGAAGCGTCATGA
- the LOC119195479 gene encoding palmitoyltransferase ZDHHC7-like, with amino-acid sequence MSPCLRLLSSTHTMSSGRRQRDVEQQRPLLDEEEEEEEEEERSPEAERRLWFIPDCCGMVCAFITWFLVFFADFVVTFVMLLPSRSFWYAVVNGVLFNSLAVLALASHLRTMLTDPGAVPKGNATKKYMESLQLKPGEVIYKCPKCCSIKPERAHHCSICKRCIRKMDHHCPWVNNCVGEKNQRFFVLFTMYVALISSHALALCGYQFISCVRVQWRECSDFSPPVTMMLMIFLCMESLLFFTFTAVMFTTQLHSICSDETEIERLKNQKPTWERQTRWAGLRSVFGGQPSLLWVSPFAGLKLPTLLPRRSWRGGAEFSV; translated from the exons ATGTCCCCCTGCCTTCGTCTTCTAAGTTCTACTCACAC AATGTCCTCGGGCCGCAGGCAGCGGGACGTGGagcagcagcgccccctgctggacgaggaagaggaggaggaggaggaggaggagaggagccccGAGGCCGAGCGGCGCCTCTGGTTCATCCCGGACTGCTGCGGCATGGTGTGCGCCTTCATCACCTGGTTCCTGGTCTTCTTCGCCGACTTTGTGGTGACCTTCGTCATGCTGCTGCCCTCCCGGAGCTTCTGGTACGCCGTGGTCAACGGCGTGCTGTTCAACAGCCTGGCGGTGCTGGCGCTGGCCTCCCACCTCCGCACCATGCTGACCGACCCG GGAGCCGTCCCCAAAGGAAACGCCACCAAGAAGTACATGGAGAGTCTGCAGCTGAAGCCCGGCGAGGTCATCTACAAGTGCCCCAAATGCTGCAGCATCAAACCAGAGAGAGCTCATCACTGCAG catcTGCAAGCGCTGCATCCGCAAGATGGACCACCACTGCCCCTGGGTCAACAACTGTGTGGGGGAGAAGAACCAGCGCTTCTTCGTCCTCTTCACC ATGTACGTGGCGTTGATCTCCAGTCACGCGCTGGCTCTCTGTGGATACCAGTTCATCTCCTGCGTCAGAGTCCAGTGGAGAG agtgCAGTGACTTCTCCCCCCCGGTGACGATGATGCTGATGATCTTCCTCTGCATGGagtccctcctcttcttcaccttcACAGCTGTGATGTTCACCACTCAGCTTCACTCCATCTGCAGCGACGAGACG GAGATCGAGCGGCTGAAGAACCAGAAGCCCACGTGGGAGCGTCAGACCCGCTGGGCGGGGCTGAGGTCGGTGTTCGGGGGTCAGCCTTCGCTGCTGTGGGTCAGCCCCTTCGCCGGACTCAAACTGCCAACCCTGCTGCCCCGCCGCAGCTGGAGGGGCGGGGCCGAGTTCTCTGTTTGa
- the ankrd27 gene encoding ankyrin repeat domain-containing protein 27 isoform X1: MSHDGRDVIVGSSSPGPDLRLLMALYDENILKNPFYSALEKQRPDLCSRVAELHGIVLVPRCGSLTASSFSDSRFDSYVLQPAGDGYRTADGKEVRIQDRLVLLGSGFPAPSSVPILFEETFYNDREQSYSILCISRPVEAEPSEDQLRPPPPYCLRSLEDVREFLGRHGQKLDRFIQSFCQAFREQERKGLRHHIDSVHGLYTKCLQCLLRDSRLKLLAKQEVQMSLLKQAVEMYVHHGIHDLIFNFVGTLEANQDAAFNKTNRSLQELQQNELGVKPEFSLNLSRAKRELSRLNQQTSPLLKLLCLRRVALTATQTPRGTVSIEAVCADDLLSVILYLLVKTEIPNWMANLSYIRNFCFSLSSKDELSYCLSTFEAALEYISLGKLQDTRSGSGELNDKALFKERMSLLSQSAATPIHRLFEQIANGNEAEVQSLLSEGKRVEDVPMCHPLCSCDLCDLQLSGRLNDPSIVTPFSRDDRGYTPLHAAAICGQAQLIDLLVSKGAQVNATDYHALTPLHLACQRGYQGVTLLLLHYKADTDAQDNSGNTPLHLACMHGHEDCVKALVYYNVQTCCLDLQNDKGDAALHMASRWGYEGIIQVLLENGASTHVLNKSKDSPLRCALNSKILGLLQSAQNGHQRRGVDSPSRSPLASDCSSRRSSVSSSSSRDAEVKPEAGRVRHREVEKLLRAVADGDVEMVRYLLEWMEEEEEDEEEEEQRGGEGALRAEAPLCHPLCQCPTCAPTQKLSVLQAGALGVNSCNGGGFTPLHVAALHGHCALAALLIRHGANVNARTNQSATPLHLASQNSHVQVVRFLLECNAKLNKKDHYGNTALIHACLCGSPEAAGTLLQSDALVNAANHQGNTALHEAVRGGHQQLVELLLRGGASAGLRNKRQRTPLDCAYELGGKNTEILRALQKASGLSPDAEPIKLLSVPKGALAHSFVQRLKLQDHNHGRRQKLAPPLRVQQTKKGSPGPPSRCSTNTSQGDPDRRRLRRGETVEVSSPSASVEAGPRLRERPLGRCHTLDPGGWTPEAAPTGHAQAYSDSQTTSAPSPESPGNRTHGGVEAQREESGEDVGSHPADLDPAEGSHRRDGDRRDGDQVAERRGGSPVVEAS, from the exons ATGTCACATGACGGTCGTGACGTGATAGTTGGAAGTTCCTCTCCAGGACCGGACCTGAGGCTCCTTATGGCTCTGTACGACGAGAACATCCTCAAGAACCCGTTCTACTCGGCGCTGGAGAAGCAGAGACCGGACCTCTGCAGCCGCGTGGCAGAGCTCCACGGCATC GTCCTGGTCCCTCGTTGTGGGAGTTTGACCGCCAGCAGCTTCTCAGACTCCCGGTTCGACAGCTACGTCCTGCAGCCGGCGGGGGACGGGTACCGGACTGCGGACGGAAAG GAGGTCAGGATCCAGGACCGGCTGGTCCTGCTGGGCTCCGGCTTCCCGGCTCCCTCTTCGGTCCCCATCCTGTTCGAGGAGACCTTCTACAACGACCGGGAGCAGAGCTACAGCATCCTGTGCATCTCCAGGCCTGTGGAGGCGGAGCCGAGCGAGGACCAGCTCAGGCCGCCGCCCCCTTACTGCCTGCGGAGCCTGGAGGACGTCCGGGAGTTCCTGGGACGCCACGGACAGAAGCTGGACAGATTCATCCAGAGCTTCTGTCAGGCCTTcagggagcaggagaggaagggaCTCCGACACCACATC gacTCTGTCCACGGTCTGTACACTAAATGTCTCCAGTGTCTTCTGAGGGACTCTCGTCTG AAACTTCTGGCGAAGCAGGAAGTCCAGATGAGTCTTCTCAAGCAGGCGGTGGAG ATGTATGTTCATCATGGTATCCATGATTTAATTTTTAACTTTGTGGGAACGCTGGAAGCCAATCAG GACGCCGCCTTCAACAAAACCAACAGGagtctgcaggagctgcagcagaacgAGCTGGGAGTGAAGCCCGAGTTCAG TTTAAACTTGTCTCGGGCAAAGAGAGAGCTGAGTCGGCTCAACCAGCagacctcccccctcctcaagCTGCTCTGCCTGCGCAGAGTCGCCCTGACGGCCACCCAGACCCCCCGGGGCACAG tcaGCATAGAGGCTGTGTGTGCAGACGACCTGCTCTCCGTCATCCTGTATCTGCTGGTGAAGACGGAAATCCCCAACTG GATGGCCAACCTGAGCTACATCAGGAACTTCTGCTTCAGCCTCTCCAGCAAAGACGAGCTCAGCTACTGCCTGAGCACCTTCGAGGCCGCGCTGGAGTACATCAGCCTGGGGAAGCTGCAGGACACGCGCTCC ggcTCCGGGGAGCTGAACGACAAGGCGCTGTTCAAAGAGAGGATGAGTCTGCTGTCTCAGAGCGCCGCCACGCCCATCCACCGCCTGTTTGAG caAATTGCCAATGGAAACGAGGCGGAAGTGCAAAGTCTGCTGAGTGAAGGAAAGCGCGTCGAGGACGTCCCCATGTGTCATCCCCTCTGCTCatgtgacctctgtgacctccaGCTGTCAGG GCGGTTGAACGACCCGTCCATCGTGACGCCGTTCTCCCGAGACGACCGCGGTTACACCCCGCTGCACGCCGCCGCCATCTGTG gtcagGCCCAGCTGATCGACTTGCTGGTGAGTAAAGGAGCGCAGGTCAACGCCACGGACTACCACGCCCTCACGCCGCTGCACCTGGCCTGCCAGAGGGGATACCAGGGAGTCACG ctgctgctgctgcactacAAGGCCGACACGGACGCTCAGGACAACAGCGGGAACACGCCGCTGCACCTGGCCTGCATGCACGGCCACGAGGAC tgcGTGAAGGCGCTGGTTTACTACAACGTCCAAACGTGCTGCCTGGACCTGCAGAACGACAAAGGCGACGCGGCGCTGCACATGGCGTCCCGCTGGGGCTACGAGGGGATCATCCAGGTTCTGCTGGAGAACGGGGCGAGCACCCACGTCCTCAACAAGAGCAAGGACTCCCCGCTGCGCTGCGCGCTCAACTCCAAG ATCCTCGGCCTGCTGCAGTCGGCTCAGAACGGCCACCAGCGCCGAGGAGTCGAT tccCCCAGCCGATCCCCTCTGGCCTCCGACTGCAGCAGCCGCCGCTCCTccgtctccagcagctcctcccgggATGCCGAGGTCAAACCGGAGGCCGGACGGGTCCGACACAGAGAG GTGGAGAAGCTGCTGCGGGCCGTTGCCGACGGCGACGTGGAGATG gtgcgGTACCTCTTGGagtggatggaggaagaggaggaagatgaggaggaggaggagcagcggggaggggagggagcgcTTCGGGCCGAGGCCCCGCTGTGCCACCCGCTGTGTCAGTGCCCGACCTGCGCCCCCACCCAGAAG CTGTCCGTCCTGCAGGCCGGGGCCCTCGGGGTCAACAGCTGCAACGGCGGCGGCTTCACGCCGCTGCACGTGGCCGCGCTGCACGGCCACTGCGCGCTCGCCGCCCTGCTGATCCGCCACGGAGCCAACGTCAACGCCCGCACCAACCAGAGCGCCACGCCGCTGCACCTGGCCAGCCAGAACAGCCACGTCCAG GTGGTGAGATTTCTGCTGGAGTGCAACGCCAAACTGAACAAGAAGGATCACTATGGCAACACGGCGCTGATACACGCCTGCCTGTGCGGGAGCCCCGAGGCGGCCGGCACGCTGCTGCAGAGCGACGCGCTGGTGAACGCGGCGAATCACCAGGGCAACACGGCTCTGCACGAGGCGGTGCGCGGCGGCcaccagcagctggtggagctgctgctgaggggCGGAGCCTCGGCCGGCCTCAGGAACAAGAGGCAGAGGACGCCGCTGGACTGCGCCTACGAGCTGGGCGGCAAG AACACGGAGATCCTGAGAGCTCTGCAGAAAGCGTCGGGACTTTCCCCCGATGCCGAACCGATCAAACTCCTGTCGGTGCCCAAAGGAGCTCTGG CTCATTCGTTCGTGCAGCGTCTGAAGCTGCAAGATCACAACCACGGCCGCAGGCAGAAGCTGGCCCCGCCCCTCAG GGTCCAGCAGACGAAGAAGGGCTCCCCCGGTCCTCCCTCCAGGTGTTCAACCAACACCAGCCAG GGGGACCCCGACAGGCGGCGGTTGAGGCGGGGGGAGACGGTGGAGGTCAGCAGCCCCTCGGCGAGCGTGGAGGCGGGGCCCCGGCTGAGAGAGCGGCCTCTGGGACGCTGCCACACCCTGGACCCGGGAGGATGGACCCCGGAGGCCGCACCCACTGGACACGCTCAGGCGTACAGCGACTCACAGACCACCTCGGCCCCTTCGCCGGAGTCACCGGGCAACCGCACCCACGGCGGGGTCGAGGCCCAGCGGGAGGAGAGCGGCGAGGACGTGGGCTCGCATCCCGCTGACCTCGACCCCGCCGAGGGAAGCCATCGGAGAGACGGCGATCGGAGAGACGGCGACCAAGTGGCGGAGAGACGAGGGGGGAGTCCGGTCGTAGAAGCGTCATGA